In Methanophagales archaeon, the genomic window AGCATCGTTATAGCTTCTCTTTTGATAGATTGGAGAGTGATATGATGATCTTTTGTGAATGGTTGGTGGTGGGGGTTAAAAAATATTTATAACGTTATTTATAACTATACATAGAATTATAGCATATTAGTGTTATGCTATGCTATCGGTACAAGAGGTGCAGAAAAGCTTTGGTGGCATAAAGGCGGTAGATAGATGTACTTTAGAGGTGGAAAGGAAGTCAATTGTGGGCATCATGGGACCCAACGGCGCGGGTAAGAGCACTCTGTTTGATATAATTAGTGGTTTTGAGCAGCCAGACAGCGGCACGGTCATATTCAAAGGAGAGGAGATAGGGGGTAAGACCAATTTCGAGATAGCGAGAATGGGTTTGATCCGTACTTTCCAGCTCACGAAGGCGTTGACAAGGATGACGGTGGAAGAGAATATGCTGCTTGCACCAAAACAGCAGCATGGGGAACGGATATGGAACGTGTGGCTACATCCTGAGGAAGTTAAGCGTCAGGAGGAGACGAATCGCGATAAAGCGCGCTCTATCCTTGAATTCTTCGGTCTTAAATCGCTGAAGGATGCATACGCGGGTGCACTATCAGGTGGTCAGAAGAGGCTCTTAGAGATGGCAAGAGCGTTAATGGCAGAGCCGGATATGCTACTCCTCGATGAACCTTTCTCCGGCGTGAATCCCACACTCGCCAACAAGCTCCTGAATTATATAAAGGAACTACGAGACCATCACGACATGACATTCCTTGTCATCGAACATGATATGCATATCATCATGCGATTGTGTGATTATATATATGTGATAAGCAAGGGCAAGGTCATTGCTTCCGGCGTGCCGGCGGAAGTGCATAGAGATAAGCGTGTTCTGGATGCGTATTTGGGATGAAAGAACAATGTTAAGGCTTATAGAGGTTGTTTCAGGCTATACGGACGTGGATATCATCCATGGTGTAACAATGGAAGTGGGAAAAGAAGAGATAGTCACTATAATCGGTCCAAATGGTTCGGGCAAATCCACATTGATGAAGACCATTTTTGGTCTTGTGAAGTTGAGAAGTGGTCGGATATTGTTCAACGGCATGGATATATCTCGATTGAGAGCGGACAAGATTGTAAGGGCGGGAATAGGTTATGTGCCCCAGGAGAGGAATGTGTTCCCTTCGCTAACTGTACAGGAGAACCTGGAGATGGGCGCTTTTATACAGCGGGATAGGCTCAGTGCGGGATTTGAGGAAGTATTTAACATATTCCCGGAACTTAAGAATAAGCGGCGGCAGAAAGTAGGCACCATGAGTGGTGGTGAGCAGAAGATGGTAGCAGTGGGGAGGGCTTTGATGCTCATGCCAGCACTTTTATTACTCGATGAGCCATCATGTGGGCTCTCGCCAAGGCTCAGGGATATATTGTTCAAGAAGATTGCAGCTATCAATGAATTGGGTACCACACTGATGATAGTGGAACAAAATGCGAAGATGGCGTTATCTGTGAGTCACCGTGGTTATGTCCTGGAGATGGGTAGGAAGAGGTTTGAAGGCGAAGCGGGCAGTTTACTTCAGAATGAAGAGGTTAAAAAGCTGTACCTTGGGGATACTCCCGAATCGCAATCGCTATCAGGCATCCAATGATCGGCATTATAGGCTCACGCCTGAAGTATCATCAGGGACTTTAATCCATTATCCAGAACTTCGCTGTTCATAGCCAAAACGCTATACTTATTAAGTGCTTATTAAGTGTGACCACCTAATTTATATACTTACTGACAGAGAATATAAATAAGGTCATAGGTGAAAAAACATGAGTGAGATAAGACCGGGTATAAGGATAATAAAAGATGTCGGGTATAGAGTGATTCTGAAAAAGGAGGATGGTAGCCCGAGATTGGTATGGAGAGGTTTCGTAAAAGAGGGGCAATATGGCAAGTTTATATCCATAGAGCAGCACTGGGTACGAAGTATGCAAGGTGGAAAAATAGTAGAAAGTGATTTTGGAAAAAAGCGCTTTAACTTCCCTTATGATAAGGACAAAGCATTTGCAATGCTGAATTCCATAAGAGGGTTAGTAGAGGATGCTTTTAGCGCTGATGCTGGTGCTGGTGCGGGCACTGGTCTGGAGAAAGAAGTGGAAGAGGAATTTGGTGATGAACTTGAAGGTCTGGAGGAGGAGTTTTAGACAGCTCTTCCTTTTACCCTCATTTCATTACATTATTCATTATTTCACAACCACTGTTCTATCGTTTGCTGTGATACTAATACTTCTGTTATGTCTTTTGAGCGCTGAATTCGTTCGAGCGCTTTATTCACTCGCTCCTCTGAGAAGTCATGTAGCTCGCAGAGGAACTCCTTTACTTTTTCCTCATCTGGCTCCTTCCATCTCAGTTCATATTCAGTATTGACCTCAGGATGGAGGAAGATATTACGAACGAGTTCATAGTTTGCTATACCAGGTGCATTCTCTATCTCTATTACCGATTCTGCTATCAATTCATCAATGCTATGATGCTCTTTGATGAGTTTCAGTGCTCTCTTGGCACCTATACCCTTTATCCCGGGGTTGAAGTCCGTGCCCACGAGAATAGC contains:
- a CDS encoding ABC transporter ATP-binding protein, which gives rise to MQKSFGGIKAVDRCTLEVERKSIVGIMGPNGAGKSTLFDIISGFEQPDSGTVIFKGEEIGGKTNFEIARMGLIRTFQLTKALTRMTVEENMLLAPKQQHGERIWNVWLHPEEVKRQEETNRDKARSILEFFGLKSLKDAYAGALSGGQKRLLEMARALMAEPDMLLLDEPFSGVNPTLANKLLNYIKELRDHHDMTFLVIEHDMHIIMRLCDYIYVISKGKVIASGVPAEVHRDKRVLDAYLG
- a CDS encoding ABC transporter ATP-binding protein, with amino-acid sequence MLRLIEVVSGYTDVDIIHGVTMEVGKEEIVTIIGPNGSGKSTLMKTIFGLVKLRSGRILFNGMDISRLRADKIVRAGIGYVPQERNVFPSLTVQENLEMGAFIQRDRLSAGFEEVFNIFPELKNKRRQKVGTMSGGEQKMVAVGRALMLMPALLLLDEPSCGLSPRLRDILFKKIAAINELGTTLMIVEQNAKMALSVSHRGYVLEMGRKRFEGEAGSLLQNEEVKKLYLGDTPESQSLSGIQ